One genomic segment of Trichoplusia ni isolate ovarian cell line Hi5 chromosome 5, tn1, whole genome shotgun sequence includes these proteins:
- the LOC113493840 gene encoding proteasome subunit beta type-3 gives MSILAYNGGAVVAMKGKDCVAIATDKRFGIQAQTVSTNFPKVYQMGPTLYVGLPGLATDTQTVFQRLKFRMNLYELKENRMMRPKTFSAMLSNLLYERRFGPYFIEPVIAGLDPYDNQPYVCNMDLIGCPNEPEDFVVSGTCSEQLYGMCEALWEPNLSPDELFETISQALVNAADRDAISGWGAVVYIIEKDKITEKHVKTRMD, from the exons ATG tctattTTAGCGTATAACGGCGGCGCCGTGGTCGCCATGAAGGGTAAGGACTGCGTGGCCATCGCAACAGACAAACGTTTTGGTATTCAAGCTCAAACTGTATCAACTAACTTCCCGAAGGTGTATCAGATGGGTCCCACGCTATACGTCGGCCTCCCCGGCTTAGCTACTGATACACAAACAGTATTCCAGAGATTAAAATTCAG AATGAACCTTTATGAGTTAAAAGAGAACAGAATGATGAGGCCTAAGACATTCTCCGCGATGCTCTCCAACCTGCTGTACGAGAGGCGCTTTGGACCCTACTTCATTGAGCCAGTCATTGCCGGGCTAGACCCCTATGATAACCAGCCCTATGTCTGCAATATGGATCTG ATTGGCTGCCCCAATGAGCCTGAAGACTTTGTGGTGTCGGGAACATGCTCAGAACAGTTGTATGGTATGTGTGAAGCTCTGTGGGAGCCCAACCTGTCCCCTGATGAGCTGTTTGAAACTATCTCACAG GCACTAGTAAACGCAGCCGACCGTGACGCGATCTCCGGTTGGGGCGCGGTGGTCTACATCATAGAGAAGGACAAGATCACGGAGAAGCACGTCAAGACGAGGATGGACTAG